Proteins encoded within one genomic window of Mycoplasma phocoenae:
- the gyrA gene encoding DNA gyrase subunit A codes for MNFDDDQFRDDEEIYFVEEEEVKKVFEDEVIIEEDDEEIPPQEKEGYTVQPNLLEEETNGLSPVSLVTEMKNAFLEYAMSVIVARALPDAKDGLKPVHRRILYGMSELGMFHNQPHKKSARIVGDVLGKYHPHGDSSVYEAMVRMAQDFSLRYPLIDGHGNFGSIDGDEAAAMRYTEARMSKIASVMVDGIKKNTVDFIDNYDATEKEPIVLPARIPNLLVSGASGIAVGMATNIPPHNLNDVIDASIALAKNPGIDVDELIDIVKAPDFPTGGILFDKKSVIEAYRTGRGSVTMRSKTHIETLKNGKNRIIVTEIPYAIKKTDIIEKISQLVKEKRVEGIQDFRDESNREGIRVVIDIKKGFIPEIILNQLFKLSQLQSKFSINTIALVNNEPKQLNLKDCLEVYINHQKDVVTRRLQFDLEKDEQRAHILEGLKIAVENIDDVIEIIKKSKTDAEAQQKMTEKFGLDDIQTKAIIDMRLGRLTGLAIQKMVEELEFLHNRIAEYKSILASEEKLIDLIVEELEDVKSQFGDKRRSEIRWDLHHSIEEEDLIPVKDIVVTYSVNNYIKRVDLEEYREQRRGGVGSYAAKTYSDDQVENIIVSNTHTDLLILTSKGRIYRIRGHEIPAASKNAKGTPIVNILPTIDKDENIKTIISTNDYSDDLFLVTVTKNGIVKRTSLTEYQLINKNGKIALGLKENDELIEAMIVKEDEEFFISGSNNRICRFDVNEIRPMSRIASGVFGIKLDDNSRVVSASSSNDGKYVFSLGSEGFGKMTLADEFRKTSRNAKGVLALNGQKAGELVYSATVNGDEDLIILTNTGLAIRFNLKEVSISGRNAKGVKLITLKNKNDYIVAVAKIKEIN; via the coding sequence ATGAATTTTGATGACGATCAATTTCGTGATGATGAGGAAATATATTTCGTAGAGGAAGAAGAAGTTAAAAAAGTTTTCGAAGACGAAGTAATAATTGAAGAAGATGATGAGGAAATTCCACCTCAAGAAAAAGAAGGGTATACAGTACAACCTAATTTATTAGAAGAAGAAACGAACGGATTAAGTCCGGTAAGTTTGGTCACTGAAATGAAAAACGCTTTCTTGGAATATGCAATGAGTGTTATTGTTGCACGTGCATTACCCGACGCTAAGGATGGATTAAAACCTGTACATCGTAGAATTTTATATGGAATGAGTGAGTTAGGAATGTTCCATAATCAACCACATAAAAAATCCGCTCGTATTGTCGGGGATGTTTTAGGTAAGTACCACCCACATGGTGATTCATCAGTTTATGAAGCAATGGTACGTATGGCACAAGATTTTTCATTACGTTATCCTTTAATAGATGGGCATGGTAACTTTGGTTCTATTGACGGGGACGAAGCGGCTGCTATGCGTTATACTGAAGCAAGAATGTCAAAAATAGCTTCTGTAATGGTTGATGGTATTAAAAAGAATACTGTTGATTTTATTGATAACTATGACGCTACTGAAAAAGAACCTATTGTGTTGCCAGCTCGTATTCCTAATTTATTAGTATCTGGAGCCAGCGGTATTGCTGTAGGTATGGCAACAAACATACCACCGCACAATTTAAATGATGTTATTGACGCTTCGATAGCATTAGCCAAAAATCCCGGTATAGATGTTGATGAATTAATTGATATAGTAAAAGCGCCAGATTTTCCTACGGGTGGAATTTTATTCGACAAAAAAAGTGTTATTGAAGCATATAGAACAGGACGTGGTAGTGTTACTATGCGTTCTAAAACGCACATTGAAACATTGAAAAATGGAAAAAACAGAATTATTGTTACTGAAATTCCATATGCAATTAAAAAAACAGACATCATTGAAAAAATATCACAATTAGTTAAAGAAAAAAGAGTTGAAGGTATTCAGGACTTTCGTGACGAATCGAACCGTGAAGGTATTCGTGTTGTTATAGATATTAAAAAAGGATTTATTCCAGAAATCATATTAAATCAATTATTCAAATTATCTCAATTACAATCTAAATTTTCAATCAATACAATTGCTTTAGTTAATAATGAACCAAAACAATTAAATTTAAAAGATTGTTTGGAAGTATATATTAATCACCAAAAAGACGTAGTTACAAGAAGATTGCAATTTGATTTAGAAAAAGATGAACAACGTGCTCACATTTTAGAAGGATTAAAAATAGCTGTAGAAAACATTGATGATGTTATTGAAATTATAAAAAAATCAAAAACTGATGCTGAAGCACAACAAAAAATGACTGAAAAATTTGGATTGGATGACATTCAAACAAAAGCAATTATTGACATGCGGTTAGGTCGTTTAACTGGTCTTGCAATACAAAAAATGGTTGAAGAATTAGAATTTTTACACAATCGCATTGCTGAATATAAATCAATACTGGCTTCTGAAGAAAAATTAATCGATTTAATTGTTGAAGAATTAGAAGATGTTAAATCACAATTCGGAGATAAACGTCGTTCAGAAATACGTTGAGATTTACATCACTCAATAGAAGAAGAAGATTTAATTCCTGTTAAGGATATTGTTGTGACATATTCAGTTAACAATTATATAAAACGTGTAGATTTAGAAGAATATCGAGAACAACGTAGAGGTGGTGTTGGATCATATGCTGCGAAAACATATTCAGATGACCAAGTAGAAAACATAATTGTTTCTAACACTCATACTGATTTATTGATTTTGACCTCAAAAGGAAGAATATATAGAATAAGAGGGCATGAAATTCCTGCTGCTTCAAAAAATGCTAAAGGAACACCAATTGTTAATATTTTACCTACAATTGATAAAGATGAAAATATTAAAACCATTATTTCTACAAACGATTATAGCGATGATTTATTCTTAGTTACTGTAACTAAGAATGGAATTGTAAAAAGAACATCATTGACTGAATATCAACTAATTAATAAAAATGGAAAAATAGCTCTTGGATTAAAAGAGAATGATGAACTAATTGAAGCCATGATAGTTAAAGAAGATGAAGAATTCTTTATTAGTGGTTCAAATAACAGGATTTGTAGATTTGATGTGAATGAAATTAGGCCAATGTCAAGAATTGCTTCAGGAGTGTTTGGGATTAAATTAGATGATAATAGTAGAGTAGTTTCTGCTTCATCATCAAACGATGGAAAATATGTCTTTTCTTTAGGTTCGGAAGGATTCGGTAAAATGACACTGGCTGACGAGTTTAGAAAAACATCTCGTAACGCAAAAGGTGTTTTAGCATTGAATGGTCAAAAAGCTGGTGAATTAGTTTACTCAGCAACAGTAAATGGCGATGAAGATTTAATTATTTTAACTAACACTGGTTTGGCGATCAGATTTAACTTAAAAGAAGTGTCGATCAGCGGTCGTAACGCCAAAGGTGTTAAATTAATTACCTTGAAAAATAAAAACGACTATATAGTTGCGGTAGCAAAAATAAAAGAAATAAATTAA
- the nusG gene encoding transcription termination/antitermination protein NusG, producing the protein MSENTIAKWYMISTVSGKEEKVIDALKNKIEAENMSDLFKEIEIFTIPHLTNKELEKKTRGEEYEVKYKNMYKGYIFIKMVMTDDSWYVVRNTQYVTGLIGSSGKGAKPTPVSRVELRKMKEARDKIRAEFAKGNIETAFKENTVVRINSGEFEGQEGPIIQNNDITSKAFVEIEIFGRKTPVEFDYKVLEIIG; encoded by the coding sequence ATGTCAGAAAACACAATTGCAAAATGATACATGATTTCTACAGTATCTGGCAAAGAGGAAAAAGTTATCGATGCTTTAAAAAATAAAATCGAAGCCGAGAATATGAGTGATTTATTTAAGGAAATTGAAATCTTTACTATTCCACATTTAACTAATAAAGAATTAGAAAAGAAAACACGTGGAGAAGAATATGAAGTTAAATACAAAAACATGTACAAAGGTTACATATTTATAAAAATGGTTATGACCGATGATTCCTGATACGTTGTACGTAACACACAATATGTTACAGGACTTATTGGTTCAAGTGGAAAGGGAGCTAAACCAACTCCAGTTTCTAGAGTAGAACTAAGAAAAATGAAAGAAGCTCGTGACAAAATTAGAGCTGAATTTGCAAAAGGTAATATTGAAACCGCTTTCAAAGAAAACACAGTCGTAAGAATAAATTCAGGAGAATTCGAAGGACAAGAAGGACCTATTATTCAAAATAACGACATAACTTCAAAAGCATTTGTTGAGATTGAAATATTCGGGCGTAAAACTCCAGTAGAATTTGATTATAAAGTGCTAGAAATTATTGGATAA
- a CDS encoding MYPU_1760 family metalloprotease: MKQGKNKFNKLKIITTLSILTALPLTTISCGIINSLNKDFEFLSKKEINNSQTIMYNSKFDKSGGENFNYDPSKLSVIEYPYAKSINGKYLYFFGQEGLKQLVEDFYVKGFFGSEITELNNVYINKPNDNTETTAQGLYIGEFGNIYINTKDLIYDADNVPYKLSIPWEKMDNNSKSELILPTLIHEYLHHISYIYNNSFLENDSLSTGEIVYKEKNKKNIKELNNKKFVNNFKEALRLTPKYSKMKKRISIDQKFNAFPVYEVYSANELFENANYTGHDWSKHEGSNVSFNHNTDSWINFANALKNEELNYFFSFSEMFAREFIKLSYAPDAPIRTHYNNKMGYLGMKNNKEIFLSSYGEDLSKILSIYKHNKIPYELDKYSVMGANWVFEDDEYLWTNNSKKTTHKKQMQLYKAYLDLVGYGLPISLLSTDATEYGKLSLLSTISSNSSEIKKIKKSYNELRFGGFIPTEWVDKNQNKDVYLLIKNNNKEHKLKLNIFHDGIAKTKSVWKAYWNNGLGQDWGPEQLKLGNYYSYITEKPLNIEELNLIQDINFSFWIDENNDNNVDNKELKEFEINALRRYNDAQIRISSYRRKQTPILTKDKSFYLEYVQNPKNSKQMRVKLNQYEKRTKKNQ, encoded by the coding sequence ATGAAACAAGGCAAAAATAAATTTAACAAATTAAAAATAATAACAACATTATCAATACTAACTGCATTACCCTTAACAACTATCAGTTGCGGAATTATCAATTCACTAAATAAAGATTTTGAATTTCTTTCAAAAAAAGAAATCAATAACAGTCAAACTATTATGTACAATTCAAAATTTGATAAAAGTGGAGGGGAAAATTTTAATTATGATCCTTCTAAACTTTCAGTAATTGAATACCCTTACGCGAAATCCATCAATGGTAAATATTTATACTTTTTTGGACAAGAAGGTTTAAAACAATTGGTGGAAGATTTTTACGTAAAAGGGTTTTTTGGCAGTGAAATTACCGAATTAAATAATGTCTATATAAATAAACCAAACGATAACACGGAAACAACGGCTCAAGGTCTTTATATAGGTGAGTTTGGAAACATTTATATAAATACTAAAGATTTAATTTATGATGCTGATAACGTTCCATATAAATTATCAATACCGTGAGAAAAAATGGATAATAATTCCAAAAGTGAATTAATATTGCCAACACTTATTCATGAGTACTTGCACCATATTAGTTACATTTATAATAATTCATTTTTAGAAAACGATTCTTTATCAACAGGTGAAATAGTTTATAAAGAAAAAAACAAAAAGAACATTAAAGAATTAAATAACAAAAAATTTGTCAACAATTTCAAGGAAGCTTTGAGATTAACACCTAAATATAGCAAAATGAAAAAACGTATTAGTATTGATCAAAAATTCAATGCATTCCCAGTTTATGAAGTTTACTCGGCTAATGAATTATTTGAAAATGCTAATTATACCGGACATGATTGATCAAAACATGAAGGCAGCAATGTTTCATTCAATCACAATACTGACTCATGAATAAATTTTGCAAACGCTTTGAAAAATGAAGAATTGAATTATTTTTTTTCATTCAGTGAAATGTTTGCTCGTGAATTCATTAAATTGTCATACGCACCCGACGCCCCCATAAGAACACATTACAATAATAAAATGGGATATTTAGGTATGAAAAATAATAAAGAAATTTTCTTGAGTTCGTACGGAGAGGATTTGAGTAAGATTTTATCAATTTACAAACATAATAAAATTCCATATGAATTAGATAAGTATTCAGTAATGGGTGCCAACTGAGTTTTTGAAGATGATGAGTATTTATGAACTAATAATTCAAAAAAAACTACTCATAAAAAACAGATGCAATTGTATAAGGCTTATCTAGATTTAGTAGGTTACGGACTGCCAATTTCCTTATTGAGTACTGACGCAACTGAATATGGCAAACTATCATTATTAAGTACCATTTCATCAAATAGCAGTGAAATTAAAAAAATTAAAAAATCGTATAATGAATTACGTTTCGGAGGATTCATACCTACAGAATGAGTTGATAAAAATCAAAACAAAGATGTATACCTTTTAATTAAAAATAATAATAAAGAACACAAATTAAAATTAAACATTTTTCATGATGGTATAGCCAAAACCAAATCTGTATGAAAAGCTTATTGAAATAATGGTTTAGGACAAGATTGAGGACCAGAACAATTAAAACTAGGTAATTATTATTCATATATTACTGAAAAACCATTGAATATAGAAGAATTAAATTTAATTCAAGATATCAATTTCTCATTTTGAATAGATGAAAATAATGACAACAACGTAGATAATAAAGAATTGAAAGAATTCGAAATTAATGCTTTACGAAGATATAATGACGCTCAAATAAGAATCAGTTCATACCGCAGAAAACAAACCCCAATATTAACAAAAGATAAATCATTTTATTTAGAATATGTTCAAAACCCTAAAAATTCTAAACAAATGAGAGTAAAATTAAATCAATATGAAAAACGTACAAAGAAAAATCAATAA
- the rpmG gene encoding 50S ribosomal protein L33, with the protein MKKTSKKISLACFECKRKNYSTNKSIEERVIINKFCKWCNAKTLHKEEK; encoded by the coding sequence ATGAAAAAGACAAGTAAAAAAATATCCCTAGCATGTTTCGAATGCAAAAGAAAAAACTATTCTACTAATAAATCAATAGAAGAAAGAGTGATTATTAATAAATTTTGTAAATGATGTAACGCTAAAACACTTCATAAGGAAGAAAAATAA
- the secE gene encoding preprotein translocase subunit SecE — translation MSNEEFDPLKSQNFSLTTKQSDNTPKVTKEKHWRSFVKEIKRIIWPKIGTIWKWFAVTCIFVLVFSIFFFIVTLLFTNLWANLGIKL, via the coding sequence ATGAGTAACGAAGAATTTGATCCATTAAAATCGCAAAATTTTTCATTAACAACAAAACAAAGCGATAATACACCTAAAGTTACAAAAGAAAAACACTGAAGATCTTTTGTAAAAGAAATTAAAAGAATTATTTGACCAAAAATTGGAACCATATGAAAATGATTTGCTGTTACATGCATTTTCGTATTAGTGTTTTCAATATTCTTTTTCATTGTTACACTATTATTTACAAACCTATGAGCAAATTTAGGTATTAAACTTTAA
- the trmB gene encoding tRNA (guanosine(46)-N7)-methyltransferase TrmB → MRLKFNKEADGLLKASKHLIQSFPIKLEKETHLEIGMGKGQMITQLAMNNPHIDYIGCEKYGTVALYALKKIEKEQINNLKLLVEDADKITEIFADKVDRIYLTFSDPWPKKRHAKRRLLHRNFLNKFKEILKPDGVLIFKTDNDPLFEFALEEIEAIKAHLIYSTTDLHNSEKNANNIRTEYEIKWSEKGKNINYLELKFTE, encoded by the coding sequence ATGAGATTAAAATTTAACAAAGAAGCTGATGGCTTACTAAAAGCATCAAAACATCTTATTCAATCGTTTCCAATTAAATTGGAAAAAGAAACCCATTTAGAAATTGGGATGGGTAAGGGACAAATGATTACGCAATTGGCAATGAATAATCCACACATTGATTACATTGGCTGCGAAAAATATGGGACTGTTGCACTATATGCGCTAAAAAAGATTGAAAAAGAACAGATAAACAATTTAAAACTATTGGTTGAAGACGCGGATAAAATTACTGAAATATTCGCTGATAAAGTTGATAGAATTTATTTAACATTTTCAGATCCGTGACCTAAAAAAAGACACGCAAAAAGAAGATTGTTGCATAGAAACTTTTTAAATAAATTTAAAGAAATACTTAAACCTGATGGTGTTTTAATTTTCAAAACTGACAATGATCCATTATTTGAATTTGCATTAGAAGAAATTGAAGCGATTAAAGCCCATTTAATTTATTCAACTACAGATTTACATAATTCTGAAAAAAATGCGAATAACATTAGAACGGAATATGAAATAAAATGAAGTGAAAAAGGTAAAAATATAAACTATTTAGAACTTAAATTCACAGAATAA